One window from the genome of Bubalus kerabau isolate K-KA32 ecotype Philippines breed swamp buffalo chromosome 17, PCC_UOA_SB_1v2, whole genome shotgun sequence encodes:
- the CX3CL1 gene encoding fractalkine, translating to MGLPPLSRPLCLAVLCHLVALLAGQQHGVNKCNFSCNKMTQKIPVSRLVGYQRNRESCNDGAVILKTVKGKSFCADPKEEWVQKAMKHLDHKAAVSQKSGTFERRTSEGKPRTTLGAREMYRSAASEVNFTGESSDLGAESALGTSPGVAGSMGTRSSSTSKAPDGGTQKTELFNKAAVTTTTSWQSSAADQPEAGLWTEGKASEAASTLVPSTQTLPTPVPSTQAPSTQTLPTQTLPTPVPSTQTLPTPVPSTQAPSTQASSTQTLPTKTLSTQTLPTWVPSTQALPSLVSSTPVPSTQAPTLSYTVLEDSSGPGSLTVGIKVQDSSKNSLGSKEMSPSSAHMDAFLGSATVSSIFEVTVASEGTPSMDALASGSWGPETEELPKAKEPVLTTAGPRSLGILMTSVPDSQVATRRQAVGLLAFLGLLFCLGVAMFAYQRLQSCPHKMVGDVVEGICYVPRSCGSNSYVLVPV from the exons ATGGGTCTTCCGCCTCTCTCGCGGCCGCTCTGCTTGGCTGTCCTCTGCCATTTGGTTGCGCTGCTAGCCG GGCAGCAACACGGTGTGAACAAGTGTAACTTCTCCTGCAACAAAATGACCCAGAAGATTCCCGTGTCTCGTCTAGTCGGCTACCAACGAAATCGGGAGTCCTGCAATGATGGAGCTGTCAT CCTGAAGACTGTGAAGGGTAAATCATTCTGTGCTGACCCAAAGGAGGAATGGGTCCAGAAAGCCATGAAGCACCTAGACCACAAGGCTGCTGTGTCTCAAAAGAGTGGCACATTTGAGAGGCGAACCAGTGAGGGCAAGCCCAGGACCACCCTGGGCGCCAGGGAGATGTACCGGTCTGCTGCCTCAGAGGTGAACTTCACAGGCGAAAGCAGTGATCTGGGGGCAGAGAGTGCCTTGGGGACTTCGCCAGGAGTGGCTGGTTCCATGGGGACCAGGTCCTCCTCCACTTCAAAAGCTCCAGATGGAGGGACtcagaaaactgagcttttcaaCAAGGCTGCCGTCACCACCACCACGTCTTGGCAGAGTTCTGCTGCCGACCAACCTGAGGCAGGCCTCTGGACTGAGGGGAAAGCCTCTGAGGCCGCCTCCACCCTGGTCCCCTCCACCcagaccctccccaccccagtcccctCCACCCAGGCCCCCTCCACCCAGACCCTCCCCACCcagaccctccccaccccagtcccctCCACTcagaccctccccaccccagtcccctCCACCCAGGCCCCCTCCACCCAGGCCTCCTCCACCCAGACCCTCCCCACCAAGACCCTCTCCACCCAGACCCTCCCCACCTGGGTCCCCTCCACCCAGGCCCTCCCCTCCCTGGTCTCCTCCACCCCGGTCCCCTCCACCCAGGCCCCGACTCTTTCCTACACTGTCTTAGAGGACAGCAGTGGGCCTGGAAGCCTAACTGTGGGAATCAAGGTACAGGACTCTTCAAAGAACTCTCTAGGGTCCAAAGAAATGAGTCCCTCTTCAGCTCACATGGATGCCTTCCTGGGGTCGGCCACTGTGTCCAGCATCTTCGAGGTCACTGTAGCCTCTGAAGGGACCCCCAGCATGGATGCACTGGCCTCGGGCAGCTGGGGCCCTGAGACTGAGGAGCTCCCCAAGGCCAAGGAACCCGTTCTCACCACCGCAGGCCCCCGGAGTCTGGGCATCCTTATGACGTCTGTCCCCGACTCCCAAGTGGCCACGCGAAGGCAGGCCGTAGGGCTGTTGGCCTTCCTCGGTCTCCTCTTCTGCCTGGGGGTGGCCATGTTTGCCTACCAGAGACTGCAGAGCTGCCCCCACAAGATGGTGGGGGATGTGGTGGAAGGGATCTGCTATGTCCCCCGGAGCTGTGGCAGTAACTCGTATGTCCTGGTGCCAGTGTGA